In Flavivirga abyssicola, the following are encoded in one genomic region:
- a CDS encoding 1,4-dihydroxy-2-naphthoyl-CoA synthase produces MNQENWVTAKKYQDITYKKCNGVARIAFNRPDVRNAFRPKTTSELYDAFYDANEDVNIGVVLLSAEGPSTKDGVYSFCSGGDQKARGHQGYVGEDGYHRLNILEVQRLIRFMPKAVIAVVPGWAVGGGHSLHVVCDLTLASKEHAIFKQTDADVTSFDGGYGSAYLAKMVGQKKAREIFFLGRNYSAQEAYEMGMVNAVIPHDELEATAYEWAQEILAKSPTSIKMLKFAMNLTDDGMVGQQVFAGEATRLAYMTDEAIEGRNAFLEKRKPNFAKKWIP; encoded by the coding sequence ATGAACCAAGAGAATTGGGTAACTGCTAAAAAATATCAAGACATCACATATAAAAAATGTAATGGTGTCGCACGTATAGCTTTTAATAGACCAGACGTCCGAAATGCTTTCAGACCAAAAACAACAAGCGAATTATATGATGCCTTTTATGATGCAAATGAAGATGTTAATATAGGAGTTGTATTATTATCAGCAGAAGGGCCATCGACTAAAGATGGAGTGTATTCCTTTTGTAGTGGAGGCGATCAAAAAGCTAGAGGGCATCAAGGTTATGTTGGAGAAGATGGATATCACCGTTTAAATATTTTAGAAGTGCAACGATTAATCAGGTTTATGCCAAAAGCAGTTATTGCTGTTGTGCCTGGTTGGGCTGTAGGTGGAGGACATAGTTTGCACGTTGTTTGTGATTTAACCTTAGCAAGTAAAGAACATGCTATTTTTAAACAAACAGACGCCGATGTCACTAGTTTTGATGGAGGCTATGGATCTGCATATTTAGCTAAAATGGTTGGACAAAAAAAAGCGCGTGAAATATTTTTCCTAGGAAGAAATTACTCGGCACAAGAAGCTTACGAAATGGGGATGGTAAATGCCGTAATACCACATGATGAATTAGAAGCCACAGCTTATGAGTGGGCTCAAGAAATACTAGCGAAATCACCAACCTCTATAAAGATGCTTAAATTTGCTATGAATTTAACAGATGATGGTATGGTAGGGCAGCAAGTATTCGCTGGAGAAGCCACTCGTTTAGCCTATATGACAGATGAAGCCATTGAAGGTAGAAATGCTTTTTTAGAGAAGCGTAAGCCTAATTTTGCTAAAAAATGGATTCCATAA
- a CDS encoding CPBP family intramembrane glutamic endopeptidase, giving the protein MYISKAFNGLHEWWRYLIGIVIIVAASIIGQIPFTVAVLYKAFKDGGDVTSLDQTAMMGLLEPNLNLFLMLISFAIGLVGLLLVTKYLHKLSFKHLTTARKKIDWKRFWFIFFLWGIVSSSFVLIDYYLTPEDYVFNFKLVPFLILSVIAIVLVPLQTSFEEYLFRGYLMQGIGVIVKNKWVPLFTTSIVFGLLHIANPEVEKLGYVIMIYYIGTGLMLGIMTLMDEGLELALGFHAANNLFTALLVTADWTAFQTHSIFKDMSDPETMGLMEIFVPVFVVFPILLFILSKKYNWTNWKEKLFGNVIEPPKEDYKILDDIISDS; this is encoded by the coding sequence ATGTATATAAGTAAGGCTTTTAATGGATTGCATGAATGGTGGCGCTATTTAATAGGAATTGTAATTATTGTTGCAGCTTCGATTATAGGGCAAATACCTTTTACGGTTGCTGTTTTATATAAAGCTTTTAAAGATGGAGGTGATGTAACAAGTTTAGACCAAACAGCAATGATGGGGCTTTTAGAACCTAACCTAAACCTCTTTTTAATGCTCATCTCTTTTGCGATAGGATTAGTCGGTTTGTTATTGGTGACAAAATATTTACATAAACTATCATTTAAGCATTTAACAACAGCTAGAAAAAAGATAGATTGGAAACGGTTTTGGTTTATTTTCTTTCTTTGGGGGATAGTTTCAAGTAGTTTTGTGTTAATAGATTATTACTTAACCCCAGAAGATTATGTATTTAATTTCAAGTTAGTACCGTTCTTGATACTTAGTGTTATTGCTATAGTATTAGTGCCTTTGCAGACAAGTTTTGAAGAATATTTATTCAGAGGTTATTTAATGCAGGGGATTGGTGTTATTGTAAAAAATAAATGGGTTCCATTATTTACCACATCTATAGTTTTTGGTTTACTCCACATAGCCAATCCCGAAGTTGAAAAACTTGGGTATGTTATTATGATTTATTACATAGGTACAGGGCTTATGCTAGGAATTATGACACTTATGGATGAAGGACTGGAATTGGCATTAGGATTTCATGCAGCCAATAATTTATTTACAGCACTTCTTGTAACTGCAGATTGGACGGCTTTTCAAACACATTCCATTTTTAAAGATATGTCAGATCCAGAAACCATGGGATTAATGGAGATATTTGTTCCAGTATTTGTTGTATTCCCTATCTTGCTTTTCATCCTTTCAAAAAAATATAACTGGACAAATTGGAAAGAAAAGCTTTTTGGAAATGTTATAGAACCACCAAAAGAAGATTATAAAATTTTAGACGATATTATAAGTGATTCCTAA
- a CDS encoding C1 family peptidase, translated as MKNNFLAFILVCFTLLSYSQPYDFKAIIDLEATDVISQGKTGTCWSFSTSSFLESEIIRITGKKIDLSEMYNVRHTYLNKSWNYVMRQGKTQFSQGGLAHDVMNSISAHGLVPNTIYSGLKNGNAKHDHSKLVDTLKKTLDLYIKDSKTFNWKKRTNDILDTFLGENVKSFDYNGKKYSPLSFMKEVKINPKNYVTLTSFSHKPYHTNFILNIPDNFSNGKFFNVTLDELTNTVNNALEKGFTIELDCDVSEKTFSSKHGLAIIPIDGIDIADALINVSEEKKITQEFRQQEFENYNTTDDHLMHITGLVKDQNGTTYYKVKNSWGKNPKRVNHGGYIYMSESYFKLKTISVTLHKNALHKKVLKILRKA; from the coding sequence ATGAAAAATAACTTTTTAGCTTTCATTTTAGTTTGCTTCACACTTTTATCTTATTCTCAACCTTATGATTTTAAGGCCATTATAGATCTTGAAGCTACAGATGTTATTAGCCAAGGTAAAACAGGGACTTGTTGGAGTTTTTCTACGTCATCATTTCTTGAAAGTGAAATAATTCGTATTACAGGAAAAAAAATAGATTTATCTGAAATGTATAATGTTCGTCATACATATCTCAACAAATCATGGAACTATGTTATGAGACAGGGTAAAACGCAATTTAGTCAGGGGGGATTAGCACATGATGTTATGAATAGCATTTCGGCACATGGACTCGTACCAAACACGATCTATTCTGGTTTAAAAAATGGAAACGCCAAACACGATCATTCTAAATTGGTAGATACATTGAAAAAAACTTTGGATCTGTACATAAAAGACTCAAAAACATTTAATTGGAAAAAAAGAACTAATGACATTTTAGATACCTTTCTTGGTGAAAATGTTAAAAGTTTTGATTATAACGGAAAAAAGTATTCGCCTTTATCTTTTATGAAAGAGGTCAAGATAAATCCAAAAAACTATGTAACGCTTACATCATTTTCTCATAAGCCCTATCACACAAATTTTATACTTAACATTCCTGATAATTTTTCTAATGGCAAATTTTTTAATGTGACTCTAGATGAACTTACAAATACTGTAAATAATGCATTAGAAAAAGGTTTTACTATTGAATTAGACTGTGATGTTAGTGAAAAAACTTTTTCATCTAAACATGGACTAGCGATTATTCCCATTGATGGTATAGATATAGCAGATGCTTTAATAAATGTATCAGAAGAAAAGAAAATAACACAAGAGTTCAGACAACAAGAATTTGAGAACTATAATACTACAGACGATCATTTAATGCATATCACTGGGTTAGTAAAAGATCAGAATGGAACAACCTATTATAAAGTTAAAAATTCTTGGGGTAAAAACCCAAAAAGAGTTAATCATGGAGGCTATATTTATATGAGTGAGTCATACTTCAAATTAAAAACAATCTCTGTAACACTCCATAAAAATGCACTCCATAAAAAAGTTCTTAAAATCTTGAGAAAAGCTTAA
- the menA gene encoding 1,4-dihydroxy-2-naphthoate octaprenyltransferase, protein MNKVSLWISTMRLRTLPLSISGIILASCLAEYNGCFKWRIGILAIFTTLSFQILSNLANDYGDGVKGTDNNDRIGPERAIQSGKISPEEMFNAIKINVLISIGLAFLLIFSAFGVKHFLLTFLFFILGIASVAGAIKYTVGNNPYGYRGLGDLFVFIFFGLVSVIGCYVLYAKTIDHVVFLPACTIGLLSVGVLNLNNMRDIVSDEKSNKRTLAVKMGVNNVKIYHYALIGLAIILSALFGILYYTSPYNLIFIVTYIPLLIHIRTVRKNTVPKLLDPELKKLALTTVLLAILMGVGHLL, encoded by the coding sequence ATGAATAAAGTCTCTCTTTGGATTTCGACGATGCGTCTACGGACGTTACCTTTATCAATATCTGGGATTATTTTAGCATCATGTTTAGCTGAATATAATGGATGCTTTAAGTGGAGAATAGGTATTCTTGCTATTTTTACAACATTAAGCTTTCAAATATTATCCAATTTGGCCAATGACTATGGTGATGGGGTTAAGGGCACCGATAATAATGATAGAATTGGCCCAGAACGCGCCATACAATCTGGAAAAATATCCCCTGAAGAGATGTTTAATGCCATTAAAATAAACGTTTTAATTTCTATTGGTTTAGCCTTTTTGCTCATTTTTAGTGCATTTGGAGTTAAGCATTTTTTGCTCACATTTTTATTTTTTATACTAGGTATCGCCTCCGTTGCCGGAGCCATAAAATATACTGTTGGTAATAACCCTTACGGTTACAGAGGTTTAGGGGATCTTTTTGTATTTATTTTCTTTGGTTTAGTAAGTGTTATTGGTTGCTATGTGCTATATGCCAAAACAATAGATCATGTTGTTTTTCTTCCAGCATGTACTATAGGTTTATTGAGCGTAGGAGTTCTTAATCTTAATAATATGCGAGACATTGTGTCTGATGAAAAATCAAATAAGAGAACATTAGCGGTTAAAATGGGTGTTAATAATGTTAAGATATATCATTATGCGCTAATTGGGTTAGCCATTATATTGTCCGCTTTATTTGGTATTTTATATTACACCTCTCCTTATAATCTAATTTTTATTGTGACCTATATACCTTTGTTAATACATATAAGAACGGTGCGTAAAAATACAGTTCCCAAATTGTTAGACCCAGAACTGAAAAAGTTGGCATTAACAACCGTTTTATTAGCCATACTCATGGGAGTAGGTCATTTGTTATAG
- a CDS encoding OmpA/MotB family protein codes for MKRLLLISLSTTLLLSSCVSKKQFTDLEAKQKETQDLLNSATVKLNACITDKAAATARATALEEQIADLRKNNDNLQVLSAKGASNIEKTLESIKEKDLKITRLQDAITKKDSVTLALVTSFKREVGINDPDIEVNVEKGVVFISIADKLLFKSGSYNVTSKAKDVLAKVAKVVNSKPDFECMVEGHTDSVPYKKEPLLDNWDLSVKRSTSIIRVLETLNVNPGRLIAAGRSSYVPLVDNDTAENRSKNRRTRIVVLPKIDQFYDMIEKEMKNLEAGGN; via the coding sequence ATGAAAAGACTTTTATTAATTAGCTTATCTACAACACTTCTCTTAAGTTCATGTGTTTCTAAAAAACAATTTACAGACTTAGAAGCAAAACAAAAAGAAACTCAAGATTTACTTAATTCCGCAACGGTAAAATTAAATGCCTGTATAACAGATAAAGCAGCTGCAACAGCAAGAGCTACTGCCTTAGAAGAACAAATAGCAGATTTACGTAAAAATAATGATAATCTACAGGTTTTATCTGCAAAGGGAGCTAGTAACATCGAGAAAACGTTAGAAAGCATTAAAGAAAAAGATTTAAAAATCACACGCTTACAAGATGCTATTACTAAAAAGGATAGTGTTACTTTAGCATTAGTAACAAGCTTTAAACGCGAAGTAGGAATCAACGATCCGGATATTGAAGTCAATGTAGAAAAAGGTGTCGTGTTTATTTCTATTGCAGATAAACTATTATTTAAAAGTGGTAGCTATAATGTAACATCTAAAGCTAAAGATGTTCTTGCAAAAGTTGCTAAAGTTGTAAATAGCAAGCCAGATTTTGAATGTATGGTAGAAGGACATACAGATAGTGTTCCTTATAAAAAAGAGCCTTTATTAGATAACTGGGATTTAAGTGTTAAACGTTCTACATCTATTATTAGAGTACTAGAGACTTTAAATGTAAATCCTGGTAGATTAATTGCTGCTGGTCGTAGTTCTTACGTTCCATTAGTAGATAACGATACTGCAGAAAACAGATCAAAAAACAGACGTACACGTATTGTTGTGCTTCCAAAAATCGATCAGTTTTATGATATGATTGAAAAAGAAATGAAAAATCTTGAAGCTGGAGGAAACTAA
- a CDS encoding metal-dependent hydrolase — translation MKITFYGHASLGIQVNDVNILVDPFISGNPKASHIDIDQLKADYILVTHAHQDHILDVEAIAKRTGAIVVSNFEIVSYFEKLGIEGHPMNHGGKWDFDFGIVKYVNAIHTSSFPDGSYGGQPGGFVIEGEHKNIYIAGDTALTYDMKLIPLQTKLDLAILPIGDNFTMGIDDAILASNFIACDKVLGYHFDTFGYIEIDHEVAKRKFFEKEKDLMLLEIGGFIEL, via the coding sequence ATGAAAATCACATTTTACGGTCACGCTAGTTTAGGCATACAAGTAAATGATGTTAATATACTTGTAGATCCATTTATTTCTGGAAACCCAAAAGCATCACATATTGATATAGATCAATTAAAAGCTGATTATATCTTAGTAACACATGCGCATCAAGACCATATTTTAGATGTTGAAGCTATAGCTAAAAGAACTGGAGCTATAGTGGTTTCTAATTTTGAGATTGTTTCGTATTTCGAAAAATTAGGAATTGAAGGCCACCCTATGAATCATGGTGGAAAGTGGGACTTTGATTTTGGTATCGTAAAATATGTTAATGCCATTCATACCTCATCATTTCCAGACGGAAGCTATGGAGGTCAGCCTGGAGGTTTTGTAATAGAAGGTGAACATAAAAATATTTATATCGCTGGAGATACTGCTTTGACTTACGATATGAAACTTATTCCATTACAAACAAAGCTGGATTTAGCGATTTTACCTATCGGTGATAATTTTACAATGGGTATTGATGACGCTATTTTAGCGAGTAATTTTATTGCATGTGATAAAGTTTTGGGATATCATTTTGATACATTTGGTTATATTGAAATTGATCACGAAGTAGCCAAACGCAAGTTTTTCGAAAAAGAAAAAGACTTAATGCTTCTTGAAATTGGCGGCTTTATCGAATTGTAA
- a CDS encoding uracil-DNA glycosylase, giving the protein MNVEIHESWKPHLKEEFDKPYFKELVSFVKTEYKSQTCFPPGKQIFNAFNHCHFNDVKVVIIGQDPYHGRGQANGLCFSVNDGIPHPPSLINIFKEIETDLGISYPKSGNLMRWADQGVLLLNATLTVRAHQAGSHQKRGWETFTDAVIKTISEKKKDIVFLLWGGYAKQKVKLINTHNHKILTSGHPSPLSANRGYWFGNKHFSKTNFLLEQVSQTPVQW; this is encoded by the coding sequence ATGAATGTAGAAATTCACGAAAGCTGGAAGCCTCATTTAAAAGAAGAGTTTGATAAACCTTATTTTAAAGAATTAGTAAGTTTTGTAAAAACAGAATATAAATCTCAAACTTGTTTCCCACCAGGTAAACAAATTTTTAATGCTTTTAATCATTGTCATTTTAACGATGTAAAAGTTGTAATTATTGGTCAAGATCCATACCATGGACGTGGACAAGCAAATGGGTTATGTTTTTCTGTAAACGATGGTATTCCTCACCCACCATCATTGATCAATATTTTTAAAGAGATAGAAACAGATTTAGGAATTTCATACCCAAAAAGTGGTAATCTGATGCGATGGGCAGACCAAGGTGTGTTATTACTAAATGCAACGTTAACAGTTAGAGCACATCAAGCAGGGAGCCATCAAAAAAGGGGATGGGAAACCTTTACTGATGCTGTTATAAAAACTATAAGTGAAAAGAAAAAGGATATTGTGTTTTTACTTTGGGGTGGTTATGCAAAGCAAAAGGTTAAACTAATAAATACTCACAATCATAAAATATTAACTTCGGGGCACCCTTCACCATTAAGTGCTAATAGGGGATATTGGTTTGGCAATAAACATTTTAGTAAAACTAACTTCCTGTTGGAGCAAGTCTCTCAGACTCCTGTTCAATGGTAA
- a CDS encoding type I restriction enzyme HsdR N-terminal domain-containing protein → MQALNFPKFSFRFKNNENKVSIFDSIRKKFVILQPEEWVRQHCVQYLINNKGYPKSLINVEKELIINSLKKRYDIVVYNSNGSIHLIVECKAPKIVINQSTFDQIARYNLKLNATYLMVTNGLNHYYCQMDFKNERYNFLKEIPDFSKQSQ, encoded by the coding sequence ATGCAAGCACTTAATTTTCCGAAGTTTTCGTTTCGATTCAAAAATAACGAAAATAAAGTTTCTATTTTCGATAGTATTCGCAAAAAATTTGTGATTTTACAACCCGAAGAATGGGTACGCCAACACTGTGTTCAATATTTAATAAATAACAAAGGGTACCCTAAATCTTTAATTAATGTTGAAAAAGAACTGATTATTAACTCTTTAAAAAAACGTTACGATATTGTGGTGTATAATTCTAATGGAAGTATTCATTTAATAGTAGAATGCAAGGCTCCGAAAATTGTTATAAACCAAAGTACATTCGATCAAATAGCTCGTTATAATTTAAAGTTAAATGCAACATATTTAATGGTTACAAACGGATTAAATCATTATTATTGCCAGATGGATTTTAAAAATGAACGCTATAATTTTTTAAAAGAAATTCCTGATTTTAGTAAGCAGTCGCAGTAA
- a CDS encoding glycosyltransferase family 2 protein has translation MKIAIVILNWNGRKLLEQFLPSVIEHSKEADVYVADNASTDDSISFLKGTYPSIKIIENKENGGYAQGYNEALKDLNADVFCLLNSDVEVTKNWLLPIFETFKKEANTVIIQPKLLDYKKKDYFEYAGAAGGFIDKYGYPYCRGRIFNTIEKDSGQFNDNSEIFWASGACFFIRRPVFQELNGLDKHFFAHMEEIDLCWRAKNLGYNIKYIGQSEIYHVGGATLDATNPKKTCLNFRNSLFTLTKNAKGLLFPLILVRLILDGMAGMKFLFELKPKHTIAIIKAHFGFYYNLRRLLKQRKSIKNKIKYYQRTSIVVDYFVNKKTDYESL, from the coding sequence TTGAAAATAGCAATCGTCATATTGAATTGGAATGGTAGAAAGCTTTTAGAACAGTTTTTACCATCTGTAATTGAACATTCAAAAGAAGCAGATGTATACGTTGCGGATAATGCGTCGACAGATGATTCAATTTCTTTTTTAAAAGGAACTTACCCATCAATTAAAATAATTGAAAACAAAGAAAATGGTGGCTATGCTCAGGGATATAATGAAGCTTTGAAAGATTTGAATGCTGATGTTTTTTGTTTACTTAATAGTGATGTAGAAGTTACTAAAAACTGGTTGTTACCCATCTTTGAAACTTTTAAAAAAGAAGCAAATACTGTCATCATTCAACCTAAACTACTCGATTATAAAAAGAAAGACTATTTTGAATATGCTGGTGCTGCCGGGGGGTTTATTGATAAGTATGGTTATCCTTATTGTAGAGGTCGCATTTTTAATACTATTGAAAAGGACTCTGGACAGTTTAATGATAACTCTGAAATATTTTGGGCATCTGGTGCCTGTTTTTTTATCAGAAGACCCGTATTTCAAGAACTAAATGGGTTAGACAAACACTTTTTCGCGCATATGGAAGAAATAGATTTATGCTGGCGTGCTAAAAATTTAGGATACAACATAAAATATATTGGGCAATCTGAAATTTACCATGTTGGTGGTGCTACACTTGATGCGACCAACCCTAAAAAAACTTGTTTAAACTTTAGAAACAGTTTGTTTACATTAACTAAAAATGCTAAAGGACTATTATTTCCATTAATACTTGTTAGACTAATTTTAGACGGCATGGCTGGAATGAAGTTTTTGTTTGAATTAAAACCTAAACATACTATAGCAATAATAAAAGCGCACTTCGGATTCTATTATAACTTAAGAAGGTTATTAAAACAACGAAAATCTATAAAAAACAAAATAAAATATTACCAAAGAACATCCATTGTAGTTGATTATTTCGTAAATAAGAAGACCGATTACGAAAGTTTATAA
- the holA gene encoding DNA polymerase III subunit delta produces the protein MDEVKQLVTDIKNKNLKPIYFLMGEEPYYIDKISDFIESTVLAEEERGFNQMVLYGRDVAVEDIVSNAKRYPMMAEYQVVIVKEAQDLSRTIEKLASYAENPQPTTVLVVNYKYKKIDKRKSLYKTLKKTGVIYESKKLYENQVADWIRRVLSPKNYSISPKAAQMLVEFLGTDLSKINNELEKLQIILPKGTQISPEHIEENIGISKDYNNFELRKAIGERNTIKAYQIINYFAENPKDNPMVVTVSLLFNFFSQLLHFHGLSDKSPRNVASALKINPYFVNEYIAAARHYPMRKVSMVVSTLRDFDVKSKGVGANAVSQGDLLKELLVRILSN, from the coding sequence TTGGACGAAGTCAAACAATTAGTCACAGATATAAAGAATAAAAACCTGAAACCGATCTATTTTTTGATGGGAGAGGAGCCCTATTATATAGATAAGATCTCCGATTTTATTGAAAGCACTGTTTTGGCTGAAGAGGAACGTGGTTTTAATCAAATGGTTTTGTATGGCCGAGATGTAGCTGTTGAAGATATTGTTAGTAACGCTAAGCGCTATCCTATGATGGCAGAATATCAGGTGGTTATTGTTAAAGAAGCTCAAGATTTATCACGGACTATTGAAAAACTGGCCTCATATGCAGAAAATCCACAACCTACAACCGTTTTAGTAGTTAATTACAAGTATAAAAAGATAGATAAGCGTAAGTCATTGTATAAAACGCTTAAAAAAACGGGTGTAATTTACGAAAGCAAAAAACTTTATGAAAACCAGGTAGCTGATTGGATTCGACGTGTGTTATCTCCTAAAAACTATTCTATTTCACCTAAAGCTGCGCAAATGCTTGTTGAGTTTTTGGGAACGGATTTAAGTAAAATAAATAATGAGTTAGAAAAACTTCAAATTATTTTACCAAAGGGAACTCAAATTTCGCCTGAGCATATTGAAGAAAATATAGGCATAAGTAAGGACTATAATAATTTTGAATTACGTAAAGCTATTGGAGAAAGAAATACCATAAAGGCGTATCAAATTATTAATTATTTTGCTGAAAACCCAAAGGATAACCCAATGGTTGTAACAGTGTCTTTGCTTTTTAATTTCTTTTCACAGTTACTTCATTTTCATGGTTTAAGCGATAAATCGCCTAGAAATGTTGCATCTGCTTTAAAAATTAACCCCTATTTTGTGAATGAATATATAGCGGCAGCAAGGCATTACCCAATGCGTAAAGTAAGTATGGTTGTTTCTACATTAAGAGATTTTGATGTGAAAAGTAAAGGTGTAGGGGCTAATGCGGTTTCGCAAGGAGATTTATTAAAAGAATTATTAGTAAGAATATTATCTAATTGA
- a CDS encoding o-succinylbenzoate synthase codes for MIVASYKKYILNFKQASGTSRGILKTKETWFLILKSEDKQGIGECGLFRGLSADDRPDYEEKLQWLCKNINNDLDDLLSELIEFPSIQFGLETAFKSLKSQNKFELFPSKFIQSKDSIPINGLIWMGTEAFMKQQIKEKLDAGFSCIKMKIGAIDFQTEINLIKSIRKEFTSKDIELRVDANGAFLPSEALEKLKVLSDFNLHSIEQPIKQGQTEVMTQLCIDTPLPIALDEELIGIFSVTNKQKLLQTINPQYIILKPSLVGGFKGSNEWIDIAEHQQTGWWITSALESNIGLNAIAQYTYGKQSKMPQGLGTGGLFTNNFESPLQVKNGTLQYNNSIKWNINL; via the coding sequence ATGATAGTTGCGTCGTATAAAAAATACATTTTAAACTTTAAGCAAGCTAGTGGTACTTCACGAGGTATTTTAAAAACTAAGGAAACATGGTTTCTTATTTTAAAATCCGAAGACAAACAAGGTATAGGTGAATGTGGATTGTTTAGAGGACTTTCAGCCGATGATAGGCCAGATTACGAAGAAAAATTGCAATGGCTTTGTAAAAATATCAATAATGATTTAGATGATTTATTATCCGAATTAATTGAATTCCCTAGTATTCAGTTCGGATTAGAAACTGCTTTTAAGTCTTTAAAAAGTCAAAACAAATTTGAATTATTTCCATCAAAATTCATTCAAAGTAAAGATTCTATTCCAATAAATGGTTTAATCTGGATGGGAACAGAAGCCTTTATGAAACAGCAAATTAAAGAAAAATTAGATGCTGGCTTCTCTTGTATTAAGATGAAAATTGGAGCTATTGATTTTCAAACCGAAATAAATCTTATAAAATCCATTAGAAAAGAATTTACTTCTAAAGATATTGAATTACGAGTAGATGCTAACGGTGCATTTTTACCTTCTGAAGCCCTAGAGAAATTAAAAGTATTATCAGATTTTAATTTGCATTCTATTGAACAGCCTATAAAACAAGGGCAAACAGAAGTTATGACGCAATTGTGTATAGACACCCCATTACCAATAGCTTTAGATGAAGAATTAATAGGCATATTTTCTGTAACAAATAAGCAGAAATTGCTACAAACTATAAATCCACAGTATATCATTTTAAAACCCAGTTTGGTAGGAGGTTTTAAAGGAAGTAACGAGTGGATTGATATTGCAGAACACCAACAAACAGGATGGTGGATTACTAGTGCTTTAGAAAGTAATATTGGGCTTAATGCCATTGCTCAATATACGTATGGTAAGCAAAGTAAAATGCCCCAAGGGCTTGGAACTGGTGGATTATTTACTAATAATTTTGAGTCTCCATTACAAGTTAAAAATGGTACATTGCAATACAATAATAGTATTAAATGGAATATAAATCTATAA